One window of Mangrovibacterium diazotrophicum genomic DNA carries:
- a CDS encoding SusC/RagA family TonB-linked outer membrane protein: MNKKLFSFLLMCLVSLSVFAQTTQVTGVVYDDQGETLPGASVIVKGTTIGVSTDFDGNFTLNVPDVKSQTLQISSIGFEPQEVSLANQTTGIKVSLQASVQMVEEIVAVGYGTMKKKDLTGSVAQVGSDALRDIPVSSASEAITGRMAGVQVVTTEGSPDAEVKIRVRGGGSISQDNSPLYIVDGFPVSSISNIPPTDIQDITVLKDASSTAIYGARGANGVILITTKSGKEGRINVSFNSYFGVRQRIKSLPVLSPYEYVMYQYELDQSSTFQGYYGVYDDLDIYKSVKGTDWQDKVFGRTATQQYYNLGISGGAKNTTFNLSLTRSDEEAIMLTSGFQRNNLNFKLKTEISDNVSLDFNTRMSHSVVDGAGTSSDKSGANTKLRNAVKYAPTTGLREFSQGDVANDDINSPEATSLLYDPVESVLDEYKKQFRLNMNFNAALNWKIAKPLTFRTEWGYAFTQNRTDYVWGEATSTAKNYAGQPVGRIYNYDGENWRFANTLTFDKNDILPNQDLTVLLGQEMSSSWGKSVTNESRFFPAGMSAEDVLAMFNLGTAIPTVTSIGAKDNLSSFFTRVNYSIDDKYLITATMRADGSSKFAEGNRWGYFPSLAFGWRMSEEGFMESSHNWLYNLKLRASYGSSGNNRIDSGLWRTSYTTDNDNKPYYPNESEASQLIPSTALANKDLRWETTHTANLGFDYGLFEGRVNGSLDFYYNRTVDLLIDQPVPESTGYSTQMMNVGQTSNRGIEFVVDAVLVDKRDFTLNASFNITFNRNRVDKFSNGEYNYKTYSSGWNGSAAPTSDYIIREGEEVGQMYGYVTDGMYSFDDFTFDNTSNSWKLNEFYADGVTPIADNSSLTSAGAYFGPGALKLKDLNGDGVIDENDKTVLGSAQPIHTGGFNLTAKYKNWDASAFMNWSYGNEVYNANKLDYSSQLLSRKYQNLITDMDMAHRFTTIDPSTGLNIYSGNDANPALLQEINQGKSMWMPLHTTTVLHSYAVEDGSFLRLNNVTVGYTMPFDWKKGENKGTLRMYFTGYNLAILTNYSGFDPEVDTRRSTPLTPGVDYSAYPRSRQYVVGLNLTF; encoded by the coding sequence ATGAATAAAAAGCTATTTAGTTTTTTACTGATGTGCTTGGTTTCGTTGAGTGTTTTTGCACAGACGACCCAAGTCACCGGGGTTGTTTACGACGACCAGGGAGAGACCTTGCCCGGAGCATCAGTTATTGTTAAAGGCACCACAATTGGTGTTTCGACCGACTTTGACGGGAACTTCACCTTGAACGTTCCGGACGTTAAAAGTCAAACATTACAAATCAGTAGTATTGGTTTTGAGCCACAGGAAGTTTCATTGGCAAACCAAACTACCGGTATAAAAGTGTCTTTGCAGGCATCAGTTCAAATGGTAGAAGAAATTGTTGCAGTAGGTTACGGTACAATGAAGAAGAAAGACCTGACGGGGTCTGTCGCTCAAGTTGGATCGGATGCCCTTCGCGACATTCCTGTTAGTTCTGCTTCAGAGGCCATCACCGGTCGTATGGCTGGTGTTCAGGTTGTAACAACTGAAGGTTCTCCGGATGCAGAAGTGAAAATCCGTGTACGTGGTGGTGGTTCTATTTCACAGGACAACTCACCGCTTTACATTGTTGACGGCTTCCCGGTAAGCTCAATCAGCAACATCCCTCCTACTGATATTCAAGATATCACTGTATTGAAAGACGCATCATCTACTGCTATTTATGGTGCTCGTGGTGCAAACGGTGTAATCCTGATTACAACAAAAAGTGGAAAAGAAGGACGTATCAACGTTAGCTTCAACTCGTACTTTGGTGTTCGTCAACGTATCAAGTCGCTGCCTGTTTTGAGCCCTTACGAATACGTGATGTACCAATACGAATTGGATCAATCTTCAACTTTTCAAGGCTACTATGGTGTTTACGACGATTTGGATATTTACAAATCAGTGAAAGGTACCGACTGGCAAGACAAAGTATTCGGCCGCACGGCTACTCAGCAATACTACAACTTAGGTATCAGCGGAGGTGCGAAAAACACAACTTTCAACTTAAGTTTGACCCGCTCTGACGAAGAAGCGATCATGTTGACCTCAGGGTTCCAACGCAATAACCTGAACTTCAAATTAAAAACAGAGATTTCTGATAATGTAAGTCTGGACTTCAACACCCGCATGTCTCACAGCGTTGTTGACGGAGCAGGAACTTCATCTGACAAATCAGGCGCGAATACAAAACTGCGTAACGCGGTAAAATATGCACCAACAACCGGTTTGCGCGAATTCTCTCAAGGTGATGTTGCCAACGACGACATCAACAGCCCCGAAGCGACTAGTTTGCTGTATGACCCGGTTGAGTCAGTACTTGACGAATACAAAAAACAGTTCCGTCTGAACATGAACTTCAACGCGGCGTTGAACTGGAAAATCGCGAAACCATTGACATTCCGGACAGAATGGGGTTACGCGTTCACTCAAAACCGCACCGACTATGTTTGGGGTGAAGCAACAAGTACCGCAAAAAACTACGCCGGCCAACCGGTTGGACGTATCTACAACTATGACGGTGAAAACTGGCGTTTTGCCAACACCTTGACTTTTGACAAAAATGACATTCTTCCAAACCAAGACTTGACTGTTCTGTTGGGACAGGAAATGTCTTCAAGCTGGGGAAAATCAGTAACCAATGAATCTCGCTTCTTCCCTGCCGGCATGTCTGCAGAAGACGTATTGGCGATGTTCAACCTGGGAACAGCAATTCCTACAGTTACCAGCATCGGCGCTAAAGACAACTTGTCTTCATTCTTTACGCGTGTAAATTACTCAATCGACGATAAATACCTGATCACAGCGACAATGCGTGCTGACGGCTCAAGTAAATTTGCTGAAGGGAACCGTTGGGGTTACTTCCCATCGTTGGCTTTTGGATGGAGAATGAGCGAAGAAGGGTTCATGGAAAGTTCGCACAACTGGTTGTACAACCTGAAATTACGCGCCAGCTACGGTAGCTCGGGTAACAACCGTATCGACAGCGGTTTGTGGAGAACAAGCTATACGACAGATAACGACAACAAACCATACTATCCAAATGAAAGCGAAGCTTCTCAGTTGATTCCAAGTACGGCTTTGGCCAACAAAGACTTGAGATGGGAAACCACGCACACCGCTAACCTTGGTTTCGATTACGGTTTATTCGAAGGACGCGTAAACGGATCTCTTGACTTCTATTACAACCGCACTGTTGACCTGTTGATTGACCAGCCGGTTCCTGAAAGTACCGGTTATTCAACCCAAATGATGAACGTTGGTCAAACCTCAAACCGCGGTATCGAGTTCGTTGTGGACGCTGTTTTGGTTGACAAAAGAGATTTCACCCTGAATGCTTCATTCAACATTACTTTCAACAGAAACCGTGTTGACAAATTCAGCAACGGCGAATACAACTACAAAACCTACTCTTCAGGCTGGAACGGTTCTGCAGCTCCTACTTCTGACTACATCATCCGCGAAGGTGAAGAAGTTGGTCAAATGTACGGCTACGTAACTGACGGCATGTATTCGTTCGACGATTTCACCTTCGACAACACGTCAAACTCTTGGAAATTGAATGAATTCTATGCTGATGGTGTTACGCCAATCGCTGATAACAGCAGCCTGACCTCAGCCGGAGCTTATTTCGGTCCTGGTGCTTTAAAACTGAAAGACCTGAACGGTGACGGTGTTATCGACGAAAATGACAAAACTGTTTTAGGTTCAGCTCAGCCAATCCACACCGGTGGTTTCAACCTGACTGCGAAATACAAAAACTGGGACGCTTCTGCCTTCATGAACTGGTCTTACGGAAACGAAGTTTACAACGCCAACAAATTGGATTATTCAAGCCAATTGTTGTCTCGTAAATATCAGAACCTGATTACCGATATGGACATGGCTCACCGTTTTACAACAATTGATCCGTCAACTGGTCTGAACATCTACAGCGGTAACGACGCTAACCCAGCCCTGTTGCAAGAGATCAACCAAGGTAAGAGCATGTGGATGCCATTGCACACAACCACAGTTCTCCACTCATACGCTGTTGAAGATGGTTCATTCCTGCGTTTGAACAACGTGACAGTAGGTTACACGATGCCTTTCGACTGGAAAAAAGGTGAAAACAAAGGTACCCTGCGTATGTACTTTACAGGTTACAACCTGGCCATCCTGACTAACTACAGCGGTTTCGACCCTGAAGTAGATACCAGAAGAAGTACACCTCTGACTCCGGGTGTTGACTATTCGGCTTACCCGCGTAGCCGCCAGTATGTTGTTGGTCTGAACTTAACATTCTAA
- a CDS encoding RagB/SusD family nutrient uptake outer membrane protein, giving the protein MIKNKILPALLILLTLGFASCSDDFLDQTSDSEYTSDVVFSTPAYTNSAIMGIYNIMTYDEMYSSRLSLMYSTNSDIEVVGADQNSYNQQGNRGISNYYATPSWSGHLDRTWKALYKGIERANLAITEIPNSPAFSNSDTQSDMQNYYGEALTLRALYYFELVRNWGDVPFKLDPTQSDGENFYPAVADRDTILDHMIDDLTTAANLMDWGSTPERVSKGFALGLQARIALWRGGYSIRNKSGFPTERSADYLDYYQIARDACYKVMTEGPHSLTSSYSKIWQDLCSLTLNTSSYENMFEVAMGLTRSSEIGYSIGVRFRTNTKYGYGNNANVYSTTPYYFYQFDSEDVRRDISVACYEYRPNTTAANAPMEMFVSNPFSWTIGKYDQRWMSDEFMNINISATSKIGSGINWVIMRYSDVLLMFAEAENELNGGPTQEAMDALKQVRSRAFSETDQATKVDAYIAAHNDHDSFFEAVANERMFEFGGEGVRKYDLIRWNMLSSKIEEQRDALKQMYSTGEFVNQSGVTVDVPPAIYIKYNDDEETINFSEVNFYENKGTDLIDGYEEPVKWLWGLDDESTSKQNQLLIIDRYSSGLDAEVPNRHFFPIYQEIVNQSNGTISNSYGFN; this is encoded by the coding sequence ATGATTAAAAATAAAATATTACCTGCATTATTAATTCTTCTGACGCTGGGCTTTGCATCGTGTAGCGATGATTTCCTGGATCAGACATCAGATTCGGAATATACCAGTGACGTGGTATTTTCGACTCCAGCCTACACCAACTCTGCCATCATGGGGATCTACAATATTATGACCTATGATGAAATGTATTCTTCGCGTTTGTCGCTGATGTACTCAACCAACTCGGATATTGAAGTTGTTGGTGCCGACCAGAACTCCTACAACCAGCAAGGTAACCGTGGTATCAGTAACTACTATGCTACACCAAGCTGGTCGGGTCACCTGGACCGGACATGGAAAGCCTTGTACAAAGGGATTGAACGTGCCAACCTGGCGATTACTGAAATCCCGAACAGCCCGGCATTCAGCAATTCGGATACACAAAGCGACATGCAAAACTATTACGGCGAAGCCTTGACTTTGCGTGCGTTGTACTATTTCGAGCTGGTTCGTAACTGGGGAGATGTTCCTTTCAAACTGGATCCAACTCAATCGGATGGTGAAAACTTCTACCCTGCTGTTGCCGACCGCGACACGATTTTGGACCACATGATTGATGACCTGACAACTGCTGCCAACCTGATGGACTGGGGATCAACTCCGGAACGTGTGAGCAAAGGTTTTGCATTGGGTCTTCAGGCTCGTATTGCTTTGTGGAGAGGTGGTTATTCAATCCGAAACAAGAGCGGGTTCCCAACTGAACGCAGTGCCGATTACCTGGACTATTACCAAATTGCACGCGATGCTTGCTACAAAGTGATGACTGAAGGTCCTCACAGTTTGACAAGCAGTTATTCGAAAATTTGGCAAGACCTGTGTAGCCTGACTTTGAATACTTCTTCATACGAAAACATGTTTGAAGTAGCGATGGGCTTGACTCGAAGTAGTGAAATTGGTTATTCAATTGGCGTTCGCTTCCGTACCAACACCAAATACGGTTACGGTAACAACGCAAACGTTTATTCAACTACTCCGTACTATTTCTATCAATTCGATTCAGAAGATGTTCGTCGCGATATTTCGGTAGCTTGTTACGAATATCGTCCAAACACCACAGCTGCTAACGCTCCGATGGAGATGTTTGTGAGCAACCCGTTCTCATGGACAATCGGTAAATACGACCAACGCTGGATGAGCGATGAATTCATGAATATCAACATCAGCGCAACCTCGAAAATTGGGTCTGGTATCAACTGGGTAATCATGCGTTATTCGGATGTTCTTTTGATGTTTGCTGAAGCTGAAAACGAATTGAACGGCGGGCCTACTCAAGAAGCGATGGACGCTTTGAAACAAGTTCGTAGCCGTGCATTCAGCGAAACTGACCAGGCAACTAAAGTTGATGCGTATATTGCTGCTCACAACGATCACGATTCATTCTTTGAAGCAGTAGCCAACGAACGTATGTTTGAGTTTGGTGGCGAAGGTGTCCGTAAATACGATTTGATCCGTTGGAACATGTTGAGCTCTAAAATTGAAGAACAACGTGATGCCTTGAAACAAATGTACTCAACCGGTGAATTTGTAAACCAATCAGGAGTAACAGTTGATGTACCACCTGCAATCTACATCAAATACAATGATGACGAAGAAACCATCAATTTCTCAGAAGTTAACTTCTATGAAAATAAAGGAACTGATTTGATCGATGGTTATGAAGAACCCGTAAAATGGTTGTGGGGTCTGGATGATGAAAGCACTTCCAAACAAAACCAACTGCTGATCATCGATCGTTATAGCTCTGGTCTTGACGCAGAAGTTCCGAATCGTCACTTCTTCCCGATTTACCAGGAGATTGTAAACCAGTCAAACGGAACGATTTCAAACTCATACGGATTTAATTAA
- a CDS encoding 4a-hydroxytetrahydrobiopterin dehydratase: MNDLKEQRCSACHAGAPQVTAEEIQLLNSQIPDWKIVTEDNIRKLRREYRFNNFLDALNFTNRVALQAEREDHHPSITTEWGKVTVTWWTHKIKGLHRNDFIMAAKTDALFH, encoded by the coding sequence ATGAACGACTTAAAAGAACAACGCTGCTCAGCCTGCCATGCAGGGGCTCCGCAGGTGACCGCAGAAGAGATCCAATTGTTGAATTCGCAGATACCCGATTGGAAAATTGTAACGGAAGACAACATTCGGAAGCTCCGACGCGAGTACCGCTTCAACAATTTTCTGGATGCCTTGAATTTTACCAATCGTGTTGCGCTTCAGGCAGAACGAGAAGATCATCATCCCAGTATTACGACTGAATGGGGAAAAGTAACGGTCACTTGGTGGACCCATAAAATCAAGGGCTTGCACCGCAACGATTTTATCATGGCTGCCAAAACGGATGCGCTGTTTCACTAA
- a CDS encoding DUF302 domain-containing protein, which yields MKYYIEKITNYSFDDAVAKATEELQKEGFGVLSEINIDEKLKAKLGVDFNRYRILGACNPPNAYKALQSEIHIGVMLPCNVIVRELDDKKVEVAAVDPVASMMAIQNEELAPIAGEIKARLERVIQAL from the coding sequence ATGAAATATTATATTGAAAAAATTACCAATTATTCCTTCGACGACGCTGTAGCAAAAGCCACAGAAGAACTCCAAAAAGAAGGGTTTGGCGTGCTTAGCGAAATCAATATCGACGAGAAGTTAAAAGCCAAATTGGGAGTCGACTTTAACCGCTATCGCATTTTGGGAGCCTGTAATCCACCCAATGCCTACAAAGCATTACAATCAGAGATTCATATTGGGGTGATGCTTCCCTGCAATGTCATTGTTCGCGAATTGGACGATAAAAAAGTAGAAGTAGCAGCTGTTGATCCGGTTGCTTCCATGATGGCAATTCAGAATGAAGAACTGGCTCCGATTGCCGGTGAAATAAAAGCTCGATTGGAGCGCGTGATTCAAGCATTATAA
- a CDS encoding DUF5123 domain-containing protein gives MNIIKKINIQILFAFVAGLLVFNACVDKNDWDVDKSHDRLFRPTNLAVTSITATTGDLSFVSIPGTEYYQFELSADSLLFENIVSTFDTTANAFTLTGLDGNTQYSLRVKAIPTEASKGESEWASIYFKTRAEQIMETVAAGDVASRTVTLRWEAGATVTNIVLNDADGKEVQNVTITAEQMAAGELEVTGLSPETSYEALLMNGTKQRGSASFTTYPDVPDAEYYIRLQAGDVLTQEMFDEITASTVTVTFPAGGFFTFAETLTLPAGVSFNFFGLPGDSKAILNLTQLELGATHDYVKFTNLDISGLVYDATGTPTGGSNSYFINQSGETNTATLEFSNCLLHDFNNTPLRLKDSADKYFGNLNIDNCLVYNIPDSYYVINVSASNHVIDNISITNSTFYNIGRLFLHNKANNNSVLIADCTFDDIVAAGRYFFDYSSSYGPTSGFTMRNCILGSTQDDTAKGIRFNGSPTVTNSYATSDFVLGGATIGGLNSYSGASTDLFADPANGDFSIADELFDGKTSAGDPRWYFQ, from the coding sequence ATGAATATCATTAAAAAAATAAATATTCAAATCCTTTTTGCCTTCGTTGCAGGTTTGTTGGTATTCAACGCCTGTGTCGACAAAAATGATTGGGATGTGGATAAATCGCACGATCGTTTATTCCGTCCGACGAACCTTGCTGTTACCAGTATTACAGCAACTACCGGAGACCTTAGCTTTGTTTCGATCCCGGGAACCGAATATTATCAATTCGAACTTAGCGCAGACAGCCTGTTGTTCGAGAATATTGTATCAACTTTCGACACAACAGCGAATGCCTTTACATTGACTGGTCTGGATGGAAATACACAGTACTCTTTACGAGTAAAAGCAATTCCAACCGAAGCTTCAAAAGGTGAATCAGAATGGGCCAGCATTTACTTCAAAACCCGCGCAGAGCAAATTATGGAAACAGTTGCTGCCGGAGATGTTGCCAGCCGCACAGTTACTCTTCGTTGGGAAGCAGGTGCTACAGTTACCAATATTGTACTAAACGATGCTGATGGCAAGGAAGTACAAAATGTCACCATTACGGCAGAGCAAATGGCTGCTGGTGAACTTGAAGTTACCGGCCTTTCTCCGGAAACTTCGTACGAAGCCTTGTTGATGAACGGAACAAAACAACGCGGTTCTGCCAGCTTCACAACTTACCCTGATGTGCCGGATGCTGAATATTACATCCGTCTACAAGCTGGCGATGTGCTGACCCAGGAAATGTTTGACGAAATCACAGCTTCAACTGTTACGGTAACATTCCCTGCAGGTGGGTTCTTCACTTTTGCCGAAACATTAACCTTACCAGCTGGTGTTTCATTTAACTTCTTCGGATTACCGGGAGACTCAAAAGCAATTCTGAACCTGACTCAATTGGAATTGGGTGCGACTCACGACTACGTGAAATTCACAAACCTTGATATTTCCGGCTTGGTTTACGATGCTACCGGCACGCCAACAGGTGGTTCGAACAGCTATTTCATCAATCAAAGTGGTGAAACGAATACAGCAACCTTGGAATTCTCGAACTGTCTGTTGCACGACTTCAACAATACACCACTGCGTTTGAAGGATTCAGCTGATAAATACTTCGGGAACCTGAATATTGACAATTGCCTTGTATACAATATTCCTGACAGTTATTACGTGATCAACGTGTCTGCTTCGAACCATGTAATCGACAATATCAGCATTACAAATTCGACCTTCTACAACATCGGCCGTTTGTTCCTGCACAACAAAGCCAACAACAACAGTGTATTGATTGCTGACTGTACTTTTGATGACATTGTTGCTGCCGGAAGATATTTCTTCGATTACAGCTCGTCATACGGTCCGACAAGCGGCTTCACAATGCGTAACTGTATTCTTGGATCAACCCAGGATGACACCGCAAAAGGTATCCGCTTCAACGGAAGCCCGACTGTAACCAATTCTTACGCAACAAGCGATTTTGTATTGGGTGGCGCAACAATTGGCGGTTTGAACAGCTATTCAGGTGCTTCAACCGACTTGTTTGCCGATCCTGCCAATGGCGACTTCTCAATCGCCGACGAATTGTTCGACGGGAAAACATCGGCTGGAGACCCACGCTGGTATTTCCAATAG
- a CDS encoding pectate lyase, giving the protein MKANIISSLVVFFIVINTNYTMAQNTPAFPGAEGGGMYTNGGRGGKVLHVTNLSDDGEKGSLRWAVTRKYPRTVVFQVSGTIELTKKLLIRSDSLTIAGQTAPGEGITLKGYPTKLDADNIIIRYIRFRMGDENGQQADALEGQFHKKIIIDHCSVSWSTDESASFYGNENFTMQWCILSESLNHSVHKKGDHGYGAIWGGKNASFHHNLLAHHNSRNPRFDHPGVYDSAEQMQEYRGNVEFVNNVIYNWHNHTSYGGETGHFNVVNNYYKPGPQSKRTEQFLQPYAEDRGYGSFFVSGNILEGQTQISKDNSLGIDMNDGGEFATIQSASPFEVLGDLKIEKAKKAYKSVLASAGASFRRDAVDQRIIRETSSGTTTFSGGEEKIAGIIDSQTDVGGWPELKTGEAPLDTDLDGIPDYWELKHKLNPNDPTDSQQITKSGYTILETYLNQIINQNKH; this is encoded by the coding sequence ATGAAAGCAAACATAATTTCAAGCCTAGTCGTTTTCTTTATTGTAATTAATACAAATTACACCATGGCTCAAAATACGCCTGCTTTTCCAGGTGCTGAAGGAGGTGGTATGTACACAAATGGCGGACGTGGTGGAAAGGTTTTGCATGTGACTAACCTGAGTGACGACGGCGAAAAAGGATCTCTCAGATGGGCGGTGACTCGCAAATATCCCAGAACGGTTGTATTTCAGGTTTCGGGAACAATTGAATTGACAAAAAAACTTCTCATCAGAAGCGACAGCCTCACGATTGCTGGTCAAACAGCCCCAGGTGAAGGCATTACATTGAAGGGCTACCCAACAAAGCTTGATGCCGACAACATCATCATCCGCTACATTCGCTTTCGGATGGGCGATGAAAATGGCCAGCAAGCGGATGCTTTAGAGGGGCAGTTCCACAAAAAAATTATCATCGACCATTGCAGTGTAAGCTGGAGCACGGATGAGAGTGCTTCTTTCTATGGTAACGAAAACTTTACAATGCAATGGTGCATTCTTTCCGAGAGTTTGAACCATTCTGTACATAAAAAAGGTGACCACGGGTACGGTGCAATTTGGGGTGGCAAAAATGCTTCGTTTCACCACAATTTGCTGGCCCACCACAATAGCCGCAATCCCCGTTTCGACCATCCCGGTGTGTACGACTCAGCCGAACAAATGCAGGAGTACCGGGGCAATGTCGAGTTTGTCAACAATGTCATCTACAACTGGCACAACCATACAAGCTACGGCGGGGAGACCGGGCATTTCAATGTGGTCAACAACTACTACAAACCCGGGCCACAATCGAAACGCACAGAACAATTCCTGCAGCCTTACGCCGAAGATCGGGGCTATGGCTCTTTTTTCGTTTCAGGCAACATCCTCGAAGGACAAACTCAGATTAGCAAAGACAACAGCCTTGGGATCGATATGAATGACGGTGGTGAGTTCGCTACCATCCAGTCTGCATCCCCTTTTGAAGTGTTGGGTGATTTGAAAATTGAGAAAGCAAAAAAAGCCTATAAATCTGTCCTGGCTTCGGCTGGAGCATCTTTTCGCAGAGATGCCGTTGATCAGCGCATTATCCGCGAAACATCAAGCGGGACAACCACTTTTAGCGGAGGCGAAGAAAAAATTGCCGGCATCATCGACAGTCAAACAGATGTTGGTGGATGGCCTGAGCTAAAAACCGGTGAAGCACCTTTAGATACCGATCTTGACGGAATTCCTGATTACTGGGAGCTAAAACACAAACTCAATCCCAATGATCCGACCGACAGTCAGCAAATAACAAAGTCGGGCTATACGATATTAGAAACTTATTTAAATCAAATTATCAACCAAAATAAACACTGA
- a CDS encoding pirin family protein: MRTIKAIHKPVYDPIADLVTYRVIPTHSIEYLDPFLFLNHHGPQIYPPRNNGLPFGPHPHRGMETVTFILDGDIAHYDSDGNKSVIEAGGVQWMTAGRGLIHSEVSSEEFKRDGGPLEILQLWVNLPARSKMVEPYYEGLQKESIPQIVSEDGLTAVNLVSGEYKGVKGAFESGIGLHMTTIEMKKNADFSLEIPADHNIFFYIIRGKMNVNEREIENKSLVEFANEPEAIKLHAMEDAVLLVGHAQPLNEPVVSQGPFVMNTRQEIVQAYEDYRLGKFGTWQH; the protein is encoded by the coding sequence ATGCGTACAATTAAAGCAATTCACAAGCCGGTGTACGATCCTATTGCCGACTTGGTCACTTACCGGGTTATTCCAACCCATTCGATTGAATACCTCGATCCGTTTTTATTTTTGAATCATCACGGGCCACAAATTTACCCGCCCCGCAATAATGGATTGCCATTTGGGCCTCACCCGCACCGGGGCATGGAAACCGTCACTTTTATATTGGATGGAGACATTGCTCACTACGACAGCGACGGAAACAAGAGTGTGATTGAAGCCGGCGGCGTACAATGGATGACAGCAGGCCGCGGCTTGATTCACTCAGAAGTTTCATCCGAAGAATTTAAGCGCGATGGTGGTCCGCTCGAAATCCTTCAGCTTTGGGTCAATTTGCCAGCTAGAAGTAAAATGGTGGAACCGTATTATGAAGGTTTGCAAAAAGAGAGTATCCCGCAAATCGTATCCGAGGACGGATTAACAGCAGTAAACCTGGTTTCGGGAGAATACAAAGGTGTAAAAGGAGCTTTCGAATCCGGCATCGGACTGCACATGACAACAATTGAAATGAAGAAAAACGCCGATTTCTCACTGGAAATTCCGGCTGATCACAATATTTTTTTCTACATCATTCGCGGAAAAATGAACGTGAACGAACGCGAAATTGAAAACAAAAGTCTGGTTGAATTCGCCAACGAACCTGAAGCCATAAAATTACATGCGATGGAAGATGCTGTTCTCTTGGTTGGACATGCTCAACCACTGAACGAGCCTGTTGTTTCGCAAGGGCCGTTTGTGATGAATACCCGTCAGGAAATTGTTCAGGCTTACGAGGATTACCGCTTGGGCAAATTCGGAACCTGGCAGCATTAA
- a CDS encoding NADPH-dependent FMN reductase gives MKNIVIFKGSMRPHNYTSMAVNILIDEINKNHTCSYQIIDPNDFKLPFPGQNEDSVDVIRLIAIVKTATGIIFATPEYHGSFSSITKLFIENLGYPSALAGKPISLLGVASGDIGAIKSLESLRSVCSHVGGIVLPGPVSVPHVRDVFDENGKCLNPKMEQRIRSLFLNMIDYIDQYLCPSVNLEDFVRN, from the coding sequence ATGAAAAACATTGTCATTTTTAAAGGAAGCATGCGGCCCCACAACTACACGTCAATGGCCGTCAACATTTTGATCGACGAAATCAACAAGAACCACACCTGCTCCTATCAAATAATCGATCCGAATGATTTTAAACTACCATTTCCCGGGCAAAATGAGGATTCTGTCGATGTTATTCGTTTGATTGCCATCGTGAAAACAGCAACCGGGATTATTTTCGCGACACCGGAATACCACGGATCATTCAGTAGCATCACCAAGCTTTTCATCGAAAACCTCGGTTATCCTTCAGCATTGGCAGGAAAACCAATCTCGCTGCTCGGTGTAGCCTCCGGCGATATCGGAGCCATAAAATCGCTCGAAAGTTTGCGCAGTGTTTGTTCCCATGTTGGTGGAATCGTGTTGCCGGGGCCAGTCTCAGTTCCGCATGTTCGTGATGTTTTTGACGAAAACGGGAAATGTTTGAATCCGAAAATGGAACAGCGAATTCGTTCCCTCTTCCTGAATATGATTGATTATATTGACCAATACCTTTGCCCATCGGTCAACCTGGAAGATTTTGTTCGCAATTAA